TTCAACCGCTTCGACTCGGTGACGAAACTCGCTCTACGATGCGACCGAAAGTGCGCGAGCATAAACGACGACGCTTTGGTTCTGATCTCTCTGCGGTGCAGGAATCTCACGCGCCTGAAGCTGCGCGGCTGCCGCGACATAACTGAACTCGGAATGGCCGGCGTAGGCGAAAACTGCAAGGCCTTGAAGAAGCTATCGTGCGCGTCGTGCATGTTCGGAGCGAAGGGAATCGCGGCGGTGCTCGATCGATGCGTTACTTTGGAGGATCTCACGCTGAAGCGGCTCCGTGGGGTCCACCACATCACCGACGTGGAGGTTGGTGCCGCGGCTTCGTTGAAATCTATATGCCTTAAGGAACTCGTCAACGGTCAAAGCTTCGCGCCGCTTGTGATTGATTCGAAGAAGCTTCGAACGTTGAAGATTATTGGGTGCACGGGGGATTGGGATGAGACTCTGGTTAGGGTTGGGTGTTTCAACAATGGGTTGGTTGAGGTTCACTTGGAGAAGCTTCAGGTTACCGATGTGGGACTTGTTGCCGTGTCTAAATGTTTTGGTTTGGACACTTTGCACGTTGTGAAAACCGCTGAGTGCTCCGATGTGGGGCTTTGTGCGGTTGCTGATAGGTGTAGGTTGTTGAGGAAGGTTCACATTGATGGGTGGAGGACTAATAGGATTGGTGATGATGGGTTGCATGCGATTGCCAAACACTGTCTTAATTTGCAGGAGCTCGTGTTGATTGGTGTTTATCCCACTTTTTCGAGCCTAGCGGCGATTGCGTCCAATTGCAGGAATTTGGAGAGGTTGGCTCTTTGTGGGATTGGAACCGTTGGGGATGCGGAGATTGAGTGCATTGCTGATAAGTGTGTTGCACTCAGGAAGCTTTGCATTAAAGGGTGCCCTGTGTCTAATGCTGGGATTGGAGCTCTGGCTTCTGGGTGTCCCAATTTGGTTAAGGTTAAGGTGAAGAAGTGCAAAAGGATTACTGGTAAAGGGGTGGAGTGGGTGCGAGAACAGAGGGTTTCTTTGGCGTTTAATTATGATGATAGTGAAGTTGAAGCTTTGGATGGGAGTGCAAGTGATGGGATTGGCGGAGCTCGGGATAATACTGTAGAGTTTCTACCAACCATTAACCAAACAACCGTGGCTGTGGCTGAGGCTGATGCTGAAGCTTCTTCAAGTAATAATAACAACCGATTGACAATGTTAAGATCAAGGTTTGGGTTTTTGGCTGGTAGAAATTTAGTACCGGGTGCCTTCAGAAGATGGTCTAACGGTGATAATGTCTCCAGTAGCAGCAGTTTTGGATGATGTTAGTAAAAAAGCAGCAAGCCAGCAACCACATTCTTgccaagtttgcattcctccatATCTATAATAGTAGTTCTCATGTCGATTGCCTGTTCTTTGCAGTGTTGCtatgtgattttttgtttttcatgttaGTTGCTGATAGCAGCAGCATTTCTTTTGTTGACTAGATTTGTCAGTTACCCTCATTGATTGTCCCTTTCCTATTTGTTCTGGTTATACACCTTTGTAAAAGGTctgttttatttcctatcagtgcagttttttttttttgataaaaactgCAGAGTTgacaaaaaagaagataaaaactgCAGAAAATCTCGTTCCCTCTTAATATACTTGTTACTACTACTGTGTTACTACTACTGTCGTTGGCGTGTGTTATATGTACCCAATATATAATCACAGGAAGTTGTTATATGTACCCAATATATAATCACAGGAAGTTGGGAACCACTTTTAACTGAATGAACATTAAAATGCTTCATCAACTCATGTTACAAAAACAGGCCATAAGTTGAGTATGCAAACTTTATACAATTTAgatagaaacaaaatataatcacGGGAAGTTGGGAAACATTAAAATGCTTCATTAACTCACAAGGTACAGAAAACAATACTTACCTGTAGTATTTGTAGTGgtattctttaattaaatattgaagCTTCGTCTCAATAACTCCCTTAATAAAAGTTTGGGTATTGTTAACTAGTGTGCATTAATTAaggaagaaaatttatttattgtgaagattataacaaaccataaaaaaagttatcaacCGCTAAATTTTGTAcatcctaataaaaaaaataatctcattTTAGTTCCTTAATTAACAGGACACCAATTATCATTTGCCTAAAAGTTTATATCAAGATTAATATatgaaactctaattttaatctttaattttaattaaaattgtatctGATCTTCTGACAGAGAAAAACtattaataacaatatttaaatcattaacTCAAAAATGCCTAACCATAGTCAGGGTTGCCTTTCGTTAACCCAAAGACAGGAAAATATGCTACTTCATCTATTGCTATTAGCAGATTGCAAAAGAATCTTATGATGCagcaattgattattttttaaaggttaaaatatgtttttttttttataaatatcaaaaagtttaaaatttgttcatgtaaatttttttatatgttttttattctcataaaattaaaatgttactcTGACTCAGAATTAGAACGAATCCAAATCTAGGTATCTACTAAAAATTGAACACTTGGAGTcatgtttcatttttctctttcccCGATTCTCTTTCCTTTAACCACAACTCTGGCCACTGCTCCATCACCACCCCACCCATCTCCGCGTTGCATTGCCACCTGCATCGTGCGTCACTACCCGCACTAGTCAGCATAATGCGCACCACGGTGTCGGGGTCACAGATACGAGGGAGAAAGGAATGCATGGGATGTTTGGGGGTTTGATGGTGCAGTTTgagagtgatttttttttttttaaatcctaggtttgagagaaaagattttttttttttataaaaaaatcctaCAAACCGTCACAAattgtaatttgattttttaaattttttttgtaatttgtgatGATTCTTAACcctagaaattaaattttaaattataaattaaaaaaatttatcgtaGGTTCAGATTTGTCCAAACTTAActctgaataaaaaaataatacattttaattttataaggatgaaaaatatatcaaaatttttaCAAGAATAGATTTCGAATATTTTGATATTGATagggatgaaaaatatattttagttttttaaaaaaattattttttccaaacATTTTATTagcaaaatgataataaataatgataaaaaatgatttcttcaaattaagtaaaatcaaaCAGACATTGGTGTTGTATTTGCTACCTTTTGACTTCGACTAGCAATGATTTTGGAATTCTCCATAGGCCATTGAGGACAGTGAAGCATATCACGTAGAATACTTGAGAGAATCATGTAAACATGTAACCCTTAAAATATACAgagtttaaataataaaatacagaAAGTTCTTTTGACAACAAATTGGGGGAAAACCAATGAATTCCCTAATGCCTAATGCCTTTCCTGAAAAGTATTGAAATCAATCAAAAGTCATCCCACATCCTCTCAGTCACTTTCAAAATCTTCATCTCCAAAGGAAAAAACTGAAGCATCTGCCGCGATTGCCTTGATGTCACTTGCCCCTACAGATCCCATGTTTATACTGTTATTGCCTGTATGATTTTTATGAAGTTTATCTGTATCTGATTCTTCAGAAGCAACGTTTTGCTTGCGTTCCTCTTGTTGTAGTGACAACTGATCCGTTTTGTGTGTCAACATCCCTACATGGTCAGTTGTTGTCTCAGATACTTGATGAGGTGCCATAAATTTGTACTCAGTTGCAGCTTTCGTGCTTTGTGTATCCCGGGTCTCCTCTTCGTCACTGTCTGAGAATACATCATCATCTCCATTTCTAGGGACTTCACTCTCACTTGAATTAGATGTAGTATGCTTTAGACCAGGTAGGGCATTGCTTGTGTTTCCATCAGATCCTTTGCTGGCAGGATTCGATTTTGTATTTGCAGGTAGGATGGCATTATACCCTATCATCACAATTTCCACCTTGAATCCTGGAGCAGGGATCTTTCTCTGAAGGGTGCAACCATAAGTTTAAATTATTGTCAGGTTCAGAAGATAAACCAATAGACGTACCTAGGGGTAGAACCGCAGTAAGATACTAAGGTTTACCCGCATACAGAATAACATTGAAAAAAAGTGCATATTTTACCTTGTCGAAACCATCAAAATCTGAACCATCCAAAATTTTTCGGTTTTCTGTCAATGTTGTATTCATCCAACTACCAAGAAGAAAGTGGTACATCAAGAAAGCTGCTAATCTGTGTAAACAAACTGCTTCATACTAACATGATTTTGAAGATAACAAATCTTTAATATATAGTGGAATAGGGAATGCAACTATTCGTCATGATAGACATTTAGGCCTTCATATAAAAAAGATTCCAATAAAATCACTATATAAGCCACAATACAATCATAATGATTCTGGTAAGTGAGTGAAAAGCAGAAAAAAAGGGTGGCCAAACGAAATAGGTGTTCTTAACAAACCAGTAGAAATCTCCCTGTCGATCTTGAAACTGAATTTTGAAGTCTCCTACCAACTCTGTTAGACCAGGCTCTCCTGGTAGGGCAAAAACCACAATTCCTTTCTTTGGTGCACTGATCCAGAAATCTTCTGGCTGCAAATGAGTTTAGAAAGTAAATTCagtaatcaaattcaaatctatTGGCATTGATGCTTTGGGAAAGAATCAGTACTCATACAAAAGATGGCCTAAAAAATACTGTGTACCATTAGATCCTTTGTTTTGGGATGCTTTCTTGTGGTAAAAAGAATTCCTGAGAATAAGTTAAAATATCAGGCTTTGTAGATTAAAATGTCAGTTGTAAGAACAACCTAACAAGTTGCATGAAAAAGTACAGGACAAACTAGAGTCTTTCAGAGGTagaaatatatatcaattaCTTTGGTTTAAATTCAATTGGGAAAGATGCAGGCACTTTCAGGTTAAAAAGTGCAACCATATTAAAGGTACATAGTAGGATATATGAAGTTCTGAACCAGACCACCAAATGAATGTTCAAATTTCTTGAGCTATACTTAAATGAGAGAATATTGAGGACTTATTTTTAGCTGTCATCTCATTTTATGTCCATTCTTCCATTTACTCCTTTATCAGGTAAAACATTTGTTGACTGCACaacgatttttatttttataattggacCATTatacatttttccttttctccccATGCAAAACTTGGAATGTAAGTGATTTTAGTTTGCTCAAAAACCATGTGTTGAAATTCACACTATAGATATAGAAGGGAGAAGACCTTGTCATGGAGTATTTTCCTAGATAACTTAGTAATATTACTGAAATTCAAATGACATGAATAGAAAGCAA
The nucleotide sequence above comes from Glycine soja cultivar W05 chromosome 11, ASM419377v2, whole genome shotgun sequence. Encoded proteins:
- the LOC114376629 gene encoding F-box protein SKIP2-like; translation: MGQSPSTTAAPPPDLNRHQIPQIHPNTDSDFTDYTLRLSDDCLAAIFHFLSTADRKRCSLVCRRWLRVDGQRRHRLSLNAQPELLDFVPSLFNRFDSVTKLALRCDRKCASINDDALVLISLRCRNLTRLKLRGCRDITELGMAGVGENCKALKKLSCASCMFGAKGIAAVLDRCVTLEDLTLKRLRGVHHITDVEVGAAASLKSICLKELVNGQSFAPLVIDSKKLRTLKIIGCTGDWDETLVRVGCFNNGLVEVHLEKLQVTDVGLVAVSKCFGLDTLHVVKTAECSDVGLCAVADRCRLLRKVHIDGWRTNRIGDDGLHAIAKHCLNLQELVLIGVYPTFSSLAAIASNCRNLERLALCGIGTVGDAEIECIADKCVALRKLCIKGCPVSNAGIGALASGCPNLVKVKVKKCKRITGKGVEWVREQRVSLAFNYDDSEVEALDGSASDGIGGARDNTVEFLPTINQTTVAVAEADAEASSSNNNNRLTMLRSRFGFLAGRNLVPGAFRRWSNGDNVSSSSSFG